Proteins from a single region of Chloroflexota bacterium:
- a CDS encoding DinB family protein: protein MSSRAAGLADAFERANAAVIAAVEACSDAQVRAICEAEGWSVAVAAHHVAQTHVALAGLIQLMASGQPLPPITMEMIDAGNAQHAEEFKNVSKADTLAALRTNGAAAASVVRGLSDEQLDRRSPMSFVGGAEWSTADIIERILIGHPTEHVQSITAAVS, encoded by the coding sequence ATGAGTTCACGAGCAGCAGGACTCGCCGACGCGTTCGAGCGGGCGAACGCCGCCGTCATCGCCGCTGTCGAGGCCTGTTCAGACGCGCAGGTCCGGGCCATCTGCGAGGCCGAAGGCTGGTCGGTGGCCGTGGCGGCGCACCACGTGGCGCAGACCCACGTGGCGCTGGCCGGCCTGATCCAGTTGATGGCGAGCGGTCAGCCGCTCCCGCCGATCACGATGGAGATGATCGACGCCGGCAACGCCCAGCACGCCGAGGAGTTCAAGAACGTCTCGAAGGCTGACACGCTGGCGGCGCTCCGGACCAACGGAGCTGCTGCCGCGAGTGTCGTGCGCGGCCTGAGCGACGAGCAGCTCGACCGACGCTCGCCGATGTCATTCGTCGGCGGCGCCGAGTGGAGCACGGCGGACATCATCGAGCGCATCCTGATCGGCCACCCGACGGAGCACGTCCAGAGCATCACGGCGGCCGTCAGCTAG
- a CDS encoding phosphomannomutase/phosphoglucomutase: MADGTPTINPHMFRAYDIRGLAGTDLTPDVTRLIGQAWGTWLRRRGGSSMVVGGDLRPHTPGLKGAFIEGALASGCDVTDIGDATSPLMYFATIHRKTSGGVNITASHNPVEYNGIKMVEADALPIAEEEIREVRDLALAGDFETGSGALSRWDPRPDYYAKIASLVNLARPMKVVVDTGNGVAGLFVPEMLRKLGCEVVELYTEPDSTFPNHLPDPEDPANMADLMKLVPEVGAEVGLAWDGDGDRLGVCDEKGFRWEADFINILLARDLLTRHPGSTVLLDVKSSLNTLADVKAHGGNPQLGKTGHSFMKRRMKAEGILLGGELSGHIFLGENYYPVDDALIAAGRVLSILSRSDKPLSAQFSQLPPLYATHLIQLHCPDDKKFGVVAALRDQLAAKYPVIDIDGARADFGDGWALVRNSNTSPALTVRCEARSPEKLDQIYKVMHDLLAAQPSVNMSKWPPTATSPAIGGH, encoded by the coding sequence GTGGCTGACGGCACGCCGACCATCAATCCGCACATGTTTCGGGCGTACGACATTCGCGGACTCGCGGGCACCGACCTGACACCCGACGTGACCCGCCTGATCGGTCAGGCCTGGGGCACGTGGCTCCGACGGCGTGGCGGTTCGAGCATGGTGGTGGGCGGCGACCTGCGACCACACACCCCCGGTCTGAAGGGCGCGTTCATCGAGGGCGCGCTGGCCTCCGGCTGCGACGTGACGGACATCGGCGATGCCACGTCGCCCCTGATGTACTTCGCCACGATCCACCGGAAGACCTCCGGCGGCGTCAACATCACGGCCAGTCACAACCCCGTCGAGTACAACGGCATCAAGATGGTCGAGGCCGACGCCCTCCCGATTGCCGAGGAGGAGATCCGCGAGGTCCGCGACCTGGCCCTGGCCGGCGACTTCGAGACCGGCAGCGGCGCGCTCAGCCGGTGGGATCCTCGCCCCGACTACTACGCCAAGATCGCCTCGCTGGTGAACCTCGCGCGGCCGATGAAGGTCGTGGTGGACACCGGCAACGGCGTGGCGGGCTTGTTCGTGCCCGAGATGCTGCGGAAGCTCGGCTGCGAGGTGGTCGAGCTGTACACCGAGCCGGACTCGACCTTCCCCAACCACCTGCCGGATCCGGAGGATCCTGCCAATATGGCTGACCTGATGAAGCTGGTGCCCGAGGTGGGGGCCGAGGTCGGGCTGGCCTGGGACGGCGACGGCGACCGCCTCGGCGTCTGCGACGAGAAGGGCTTTCGCTGGGAGGCCGACTTCATCAACATCCTGCTGGCGCGTGACCTGCTGACGCGTCACCCTGGCTCGACGGTCTTGCTGGACGTGAAGTCGTCGCTCAACACCCTGGCCGACGTGAAGGCGCACGGTGGCAACCCGCAGCTTGGGAAGACCGGCCACTCATTCATGAAGCGGCGGATGAAGGCCGAGGGCATCCTGCTGGGTGGCGAACTCTCCGGCCACATCTTCCTGGGCGAGAACTACTACCCCGTGGACGATGCGTTGATCGCGGCCGGTCGCGTGTTGAGCATCCTGTCCCGTTCGGACAAGCCGCTCTCGGCGCAGTTCTCCCAGCTGCCGCCGCTCTACGCCACGCACCTGATTCAGCTGCACTGCCCAGACGACAAGAAGTTTGGGGTGGTGGCGGCCCTGCGGGATCAGCTCGCGGCGAAGTACCCGGTCATCGACATCGACGGCGCACGGGCCGATTTTGGAGATGGCTGGGCGCTGGTGCGGAACTCGAATACGTCGCCGGCGCTGACGGTCCGCTGCGAGGCGCGCAGCCCCGAGAAGCTGGACCAGATCTACAAGGTCATGCACGATCTGCTGGCTGCCCAGCCGAGCGTCAACATGAGCAAGTGGCCGCCAACGGCGACCTCGCCGGCCATCGGCGGCCACTGA
- a CDS encoding PHP domain-containing protein, producing MTSPAAHDCYVDLHLHTTWSDGRWTPRRVVEEAVTANLAAIAITDHDVLGGLAEAQTAAAEHGVALLPGIELTADWHGRTVHMLGYGIDPANERLVAALDRGREIMATHVDAVLAALEAAGTPLTLDHLKGIRTRYASGAALVLAMVQQGVLRKAKNGASLLKLASQEPRAYTAAEAIDLIHAAGGLAVLAHPARTIKNRPHLPADELRPLADAGLDGIEVWQIIHRPREREHYAAVADELGLLVTGGSDCHGPRSKDGARIGSQQVPYAVYELLLERLTAHP from the coding sequence GTGACCAGCCCAGCCGCCCATGATTGTTACGTCGATCTCCACCTGCACACCACGTGGTCGGACGGCCGCTGGACGCCGCGCCGGGTCGTCGAAGAGGCTGTGACGGCCAACCTTGCGGCTATCGCCATCACCGACCATGACGTGCTCGGCGGCCTTGCCGAAGCGCAGACGGCGGCGGCAGAGCACGGCGTTGCGCTCCTGCCCGGCATCGAACTGACGGCTGACTGGCACGGGCGGACCGTCCACATGCTCGGCTACGGCATCGATCCGGCCAACGAACGGCTCGTCGCCGCGCTCGATCGGGGCCGCGAGATCATGGCCACCCACGTGGACGCGGTGCTGGCTGCCCTGGAGGCGGCCGGCACGCCGCTGACGCTCGACCATCTGAAGGGGATCAGGACGCGCTACGCCAGCGGCGCGGCGCTGGTGCTGGCGATGGTGCAGCAAGGCGTCCTCCGCAAGGCGAAGAACGGCGCAAGCCTGCTCAAACTGGCGAGCCAGGAGCCGCGCGCCTACACGGCCGCAGAGGCCATCGACCTGATCCACGCGGCGGGAGGGCTGGCCGTCCTGGCCCATCCCGCTCGAACGATCAAGAACCGCCCGCACCTGCCAGCCGACGAGCTGCGCCCGCTGGCGGATGCCGGCCTGGACGGCATCGAGGTCTGGCAGATCATCCACCGGCCGCGGGAGCGCGAGCACTACGCCGCCGTGGCCGATGAGCTTGGCCTGCTGGTGACGGGCGGCTCGGACTGCCACGGCCCGCGCAGCAAGGACGGCGCCCGGATCGGCAGCCAGCAGGTACCATACGCCGTCTACGAGCTACTTCTGGAACGGCTCACCGCCCACCCCTAG
- a CDS encoding phosphoribosylaminoimidazolesuccinocarboxamide synthase, translating into MYRHPFLDGGPAPRALSEIGLTELPLIGRGKVREIYDLGDQLLFVATDRLSAFDVVMGEPIPGKGIVLSSMSAFWFEQFKDLVPNHFLTDDPAGVVPEIAHRREQLVGRAMLVKKCQRLDVECVVRGYLAGSGWAEYRQHGTLAGEPLPAGILEAGKLPEVRFTPSTKEAEGHDLPLTRTELADRIGHELAGILEAKSIALYTAAHEYALARGIIVADTKFEFGLLDGEVILIDEVLTPDSSRFWPLEGYEPGRTPPSLDKQPIRDALEAMGWNKQPPPPPLSDAVVLETSNRYREAFQRLVSPD; encoded by the coding sequence ATGTATCGACACCCGTTTCTCGATGGCGGGCCGGCCCCGAGGGCACTCTCCGAGATCGGCCTCACCGAGCTGCCGCTGATCGGCCGGGGCAAGGTCCGCGAGATCTACGATCTGGGCGACCAGCTCCTGTTCGTGGCCACCGACCGGCTGTCGGCGTTCGACGTGGTGATGGGCGAGCCGATCCCTGGCAAGGGGATCGTGCTGTCGTCGATGTCGGCGTTCTGGTTCGAGCAGTTCAAGGATCTCGTGCCGAACCACTTCCTGACCGACGATCCTGCCGGGGTTGTGCCCGAGATCGCGCATCGACGGGAGCAACTGGTGGGTCGGGCCATGCTGGTCAAGAAGTGCCAGCGGCTGGATGTCGAGTGCGTGGTGCGCGGCTACCTGGCCGGTTCGGGCTGGGCCGAATACCGACAGCACGGGACGCTGGCCGGCGAGCCGCTGCCGGCCGGCATCCTTGAGGCCGGCAAGCTGCCCGAGGTCCGCTTCACGCCGAGCACCAAGGAGGCTGAGGGCCACGATCTCCCGCTGACGCGCACCGAGCTGGCTGACCGCATCGGACATGAACTGGCCGGCATCCTTGAAGCGAAGAGCATCGCGCTGTACACGGCCGCCCACGAGTACGCCCTGGCGCGCGGCATCATCGTCGCCGACACGAAGTTCGAGTTCGGGTTGCTGGACGGCGAAGTGATCCTGATCGACGAGGTGCTGACGCCTGACTCGTCGCGGTTCTGGCCGCTGGAGGGGTACGAGCCGGGCCGGACGCCGCCCTCGCTCGACAAGCAGCCGATCCGCGACGCCCTCGAAGCGATGGGCTGGAACAAGCAGCCGCCCCCGCCGCCATTGTCAGACGCTGTGGTGCTGGAGACCTCGAACCGCTACCGCGAGGCGTTCCAGCGCCTGGTAAGCCCGGACTGA
- a CDS encoding adenylosuccinate lyase, with translation MIPRYSFPDMARIWADEQKYEYWRRVEVAVCEAWAEIGVVPTDALPAIRAATFDLKRIGEVFQETRHDVIAFVRSMAESAGPAGRYIHFGLTSSDVWDTATSLQLVEATDILLADVDRLERAVSAKAVEHKDTVCIGRSHGIHAEPTTFGHKLAVWVAMIRRNRERLQAARKEIAVGQISGAVGTHANVPARVEDVVCERLGIAPAEASTQILQRDRHAAYVSALAVVAATLEMMATEIRSLQRTEVMEVAEPFSAGQQGSSSMPHKRNPELTERICGLARVVRAAALPALENVALWHERDISHSSAERIILPDATVALDYMLRIFSDIMERLDVFPERMFQNLRSTRGLIFSERVLLKLVQSGMIRNDAYLIVQAGAKRVWAGESDLKTVLLSDPRVTERLTAAQLDECFELDHHMQGIDVPFKRLGLIPA, from the coding sequence GTGATTCCTCGCTATTCGTTCCCCGACATGGCCCGCATCTGGGCGGATGAGCAGAAGTACGAGTACTGGCGGCGGGTCGAGGTCGCCGTCTGCGAGGCCTGGGCCGAGATCGGGGTGGTGCCGACGGACGCGCTGCCGGCCATCCGCGCCGCGACGTTCGACCTGAAGCGGATCGGCGAGGTCTTCCAGGAGACGCGGCACGACGTGATCGCGTTCGTGCGGAGCATGGCCGAGTCGGCCGGGCCGGCCGGGCGGTACATCCACTTCGGGCTGACCTCGTCCGACGTCTGGGACACCGCGACATCGCTGCAACTGGTCGAGGCCACCGACATCTTGCTGGCCGATGTCGACCGGCTGGAGCGGGCCGTCAGCGCGAAGGCCGTCGAGCACAAAGACACCGTCTGCATCGGGCGCTCGCACGGCATCCACGCTGAGCCGACCACCTTCGGGCACAAGCTGGCGGTCTGGGTGGCGATGATCCGGCGCAATCGAGAGCGGCTCCAGGCGGCCCGCAAGGAGATCGCCGTCGGGCAGATCTCGGGGGCGGTCGGGACGCACGCCAACGTGCCAGCCCGCGTCGAGGACGTGGTCTGCGAACGGCTGGGGATCGCCCCGGCTGAGGCCTCGACCCAGATCCTCCAGCGGGACCGACACGCCGCCTACGTCTCGGCGCTGGCGGTGGTCGCGGCGACGCTGGAGATGATGGCGACGGAGATCCGCTCGCTTCAGCGGACCGAGGTCATGGAGGTGGCCGAGCCGTTCTCGGCCGGCCAGCAGGGCAGCTCCTCGATGCCGCACAAGCGCAATCCTGAGCTGACCGAGCGGATCTGCGGGCTGGCGCGGGTCGTCCGCGCGGCGGCGCTGCCGGCCCTGGAGAACGTGGCGCTCTGGCACGAGCGCGACATCAGCCACTCGTCGGCGGAGCGCATCATCCTGCCAGATGCGACCGTCGCGCTGGACTACATGCTGCGGATCTTCTCCGACATCATGGAGCGGCTCGACGTCTTCCCGGAGCGGATGTTCCAGAATCTGCGCTCGACGCGCGGCCTGATCTTCTCGGAGCGGGTGCTGCTCAAGCTGGTCCAGAGCGGCATGATCCGCAACGACGCCTACCTGATCGTGCAGGCCGGGGCAAAGCGGGTCTGGGCTGGCGAGAGCGACCTCAAGACGGTGCTGCTGAGCGATCCGCGCGTCACCGAGCGGCTCACGGCCGCGCAGCTTGACGAGTGCTTCGAGCTGGATCACCACATGCAGGGGATCGACGTGCCGTTCAAGCGGCTCGGCCTGATCCCGGCCTGA
- the guaA gene encoding glutamine-hydrolyzing GMP synthase gives MAKQPGVSEGAPELVHPTARDAVAILDYGSQYSQLIARRVREANVYCELLPHDITPERFASLNPRGVILSGGPASVYADGAPLIPRFVLESGLPILGICYGMQLLAHQLGGKVAPSNKREYGPANLHRAAGDGAIFYGLPDSFGVWMSHGDKVTELPPGFEIIARSDNSDFAAMADSRGHIGIQFHPEVVHTPLGKDIIKNFLYKVCGCEPTWTSGNYIERAVSDIRTQVGNGRVICALSGGVDSAVAASLIHEAIGDQLTCVFVNNGLMRREEPERTVATFGKHLKFNLIAVDAADRFLGELNGITDPEQKRKIVGGEFIKVFAEEARKLGKIDYLAQGTLYPDVIESTAPETKAASKIKTHHNVGGLPKDLPFRLVEPLRYLFKDEVREVGMALGLPEDMVWRQPFPGPGLSIRILGEVTEERLEMVRGADWVVMSEIKAAGLYREMWQSFAVLTPLRTVGVMGDFRTYGHMVALRMVTSDDGMTADWARVPYEVLARISNRIVNEVPGVNRVTLDITSKPPGTIEWE, from the coding sequence ATGGCGAAGCAGCCGGGCGTGTCCGAGGGCGCGCCCGAGCTGGTTCACCCGACCGCCCGTGACGCCGTCGCGATCCTCGACTACGGCTCGCAGTACAGCCAGTTGATCGCGCGGCGCGTCCGCGAGGCCAACGTCTACTGCGAGCTGCTGCCGCACGACATCACGCCCGAGCGGTTCGCGTCGCTGAACCCGCGCGGCGTGATTCTGAGCGGCGGCCCGGCCAGCGTCTACGCCGACGGCGCGCCGCTGATCCCGCGGTTTGTGCTGGAGAGCGGCCTGCCGATCCTCGGTATCTGCTACGGGATGCAGCTGCTGGCGCATCAGCTTGGCGGAAAGGTCGCGCCGAGCAACAAGCGCGAGTACGGCCCGGCCAACCTGCACCGCGCGGCCGGCGACGGCGCGATCTTCTACGGGCTGCCGGACAGCTTCGGCGTCTGGATGAGCCACGGCGACAAGGTCACCGAGCTGCCGCCTGGCTTTGAGATCATCGCTCGCAGCGACAACTCCGACTTCGCGGCGATGGCCGACAGTCGGGGGCATATCGGCATCCAGTTCCATCCCGAAGTGGTGCACACGCCGCTCGGGAAGGACATCATCAAGAACTTCCTCTACAAGGTCTGCGGCTGCGAACCGACCTGGACCTCGGGGAACTACATCGAGCGGGCCGTCAGCGACATCCGCACCCAGGTCGGCAACGGCCGGGTGATCTGCGCGCTCTCGGGCGGCGTCGACTCGGCCGTGGCGGCGTCGCTGATCCACGAGGCGATCGGGGATCAACTGACCTGCGTGTTCGTCAACAACGGCCTGATGCGGCGCGAGGAGCCGGAGCGGACCGTCGCGACGTTCGGGAAGCACCTCAAGTTCAACCTGATCGCCGTGGACGCCGCCGACCGCTTCCTGGGCGAGCTGAACGGCATCACCGACCCCGAGCAGAAGCGCAAGATCGTCGGCGGCGAGTTCATCAAGGTCTTCGCGGAGGAGGCCCGCAAGCTCGGGAAGATCGACTACCTGGCGCAGGGCACGCTCTACCCCGACGTGATCGAGAGCACCGCTCCGGAGACGAAGGCGGCGTCGAAGATCAAGACCCACCACAACGTCGGCGGGCTGCCCAAGGATCTGCCGTTCCGGCTGGTCGAGCCGTTGCGCTACCTCTTCAAGGACGAGGTCCGCGAGGTCGGGATGGCGCTCGGGCTGCCGGAAGACATGGTCTGGCGGCAGCCGTTCCCCGGCCCTGGCCTCTCGATCCGCATCCTCGGCGAGGTGACCGAGGAGCGGCTGGAGATGGTGCGCGGCGCGGACTGGGTCGTCATGAGCGAGATCAAGGCGGCCGGACTCTACCGCGAGATGTGGCAGAGCTTCGCCGTCCTGACGCCGCTGCGGACCGTCGGCGTGATGGGCGACTTCCGCACCTACGGCCACATGGTGGCCCTGCGGATGGTCACCTCGGATGACGGCATGACAGCCGACTGGGCGCGCGTTCCCTACGAGGTGCTGGCGCGGATCTCCAATCGGATCGTCAACGAGGTGCCCGGGGTCAACCGTGTCACTCTGGACATCACGTCCAAGCCGCCGGGCACCATCGAATGGGAGTAA
- a CDS encoding GuaB3 family IMP dehydrogenase-related protein, with amino-acid sequence MATSLTSGPTPDLSANLGANLDRPRGASRLRHAYGFDDVALVPGTLTVDPEEIDLSWRLGPHKLGLPILASAMDGVVDPAFAVTLGKAGGLAVLNLEGLQTRYERPEEQLAQIAEAPASEVTSLLQQLYRAPMRDDLVAARIQEIKAAGVLAAVSSTPANAAHLGQVAAAAGADIFVVQSTVSTVRYRTRGEALDLAKLCAAMPIPVVVGNCVSFAAALELLRTGVSGLLVGVGPGAACTSREVLGVGVPQVTATIDCSEARDVYYRETGRYVPIITDGGMRTGGDINKALASGADAVMLGSPFAQTAEAPGRGHHWGMATPHGALPRGTRIRVGVSGTLEQVLFGPTSRTDGTQNLVGAIRTCMGVCGATTISEMHDVEMVIAPSIKTEGKLWQLAGAK; translated from the coding sequence ATGGCAACCAGTTTGACTAGCGGCCCGACTCCCGATCTCTCTGCAAACCTCGGCGCAAACCTCGACAGGCCACGAGGCGCAAGCCGCCTGCGCCATGCCTATGGCTTTGACGACGTCGCCCTGGTGCCCGGTACGCTGACCGTCGATCCGGAGGAGATCGATCTCTCCTGGAGGCTCGGGCCGCACAAGCTGGGCCTCCCGATCCTCGCCTCGGCCATGGATGGCGTGGTTGATCCGGCGTTCGCCGTCACGCTCGGGAAGGCCGGCGGTCTGGCTGTGCTCAACCTGGAAGGCTTGCAGACCCGCTACGAGCGCCCCGAGGAACAGCTTGCCCAGATCGCGGAGGCCCCGGCCAGCGAGGTCACGTCGCTGCTCCAGCAGCTGTACCGCGCCCCCATGCGCGACGACCTCGTCGCTGCTCGGATCCAGGAGATCAAGGCCGCTGGCGTGCTGGCCGCCGTCTCGTCCACCCCGGCGAACGCCGCCCATCTCGGACAGGTGGCCGCCGCTGCCGGCGCAGATATCTTCGTCGTGCAGTCCACGGTGAGCACGGTCCGCTACCGCACGCGCGGCGAGGCGCTCGACCTTGCGAAGCTCTGCGCTGCCATGCCGATCCCCGTCGTCGTCGGCAACTGCGTCTCGTTCGCGGCGGCGCTGGAGCTGCTCCGGACGGGCGTCAGCGGGCTGCTGGTCGGCGTCGGGCCGGGGGCGGCCTGCACCAGCCGCGAGGTGCTCGGCGTGGGCGTGCCGCAGGTGACGGCGACCATCGACTGCAGCGAGGCGCGCGACGTCTACTACCGCGAGACGGGCCGGTACGTCCCGATCATCACGGACGGCGGCATGCGGACCGGCGGCGACATCAACAAGGCGCTGGCCAGCGGCGCGGACGCCGTCATGCTCGGCTCGCCGTTCGCGCAGACCGCCGAGGCCCCCGGGCGGGGCCACCACTGGGGCATGGCGACGCCGCATGGCGCGCTGCCGCGCGGCACCCGCATCCGCGTCGGGGTCAGCGGGACGCTGGAACAGGTACTCTTTGGCCCGACCTCGCGGACGGACGGGACGCAGAACCTCGTCGGGGCGATCCGCACCTGCATGGGCGTCTGCGGGGCGACAACCATCTCGGAGATGCACGACGTCGAAATGGTGATCGCTCCTTCGATCAAGACCGAGGGCAAGCTCTGGCAGCTGGCGGGGGCCAAGTGA
- a CDS encoding pyridoxal phosphate-dependent aminotransferase, producing the protein MREPSALIKKLLSSERAGASKPPGPGVIQMHTGDPDFPTPRYIAEAILDACEQGHTHYGTLQGDPELRAVIADQLSKRSGSTWTAADVLITTGGSGAIFAAMYAYLDPGDQILIPDPNFSLYADVATMIGAEATYVPQAADLHLDLDRLRAAAGPHAKMVVLCNPNNPTGVVLSRREVEELAAWCVERDLWILADEAYDYLIYDGREHVSVLDLPGIEDRILFCQTFSKTFAMTGLRLGYLAAKNGAAATAFAAHRAATTVANTAVQRAGLVALTTPSDEPARMLEEYAYRREMLDEILKSADGLSWRKPEGTFYAFIKYESALSSKEMTAFLRERGVALRSGTEFGPGGEGYVRLSFATSREDIREGARRLAAAAAEAGRLYPKP; encoded by the coding sequence GTGCGAGAGCCGTCAGCGCTGATCAAGAAGCTCCTGTCCAGCGAACGGGCCGGCGCATCGAAGCCGCCCGGCCCCGGTGTCATCCAGATGCACACCGGCGACCCCGACTTCCCGACGCCTCGCTACATCGCCGAGGCGATCCTGGACGCCTGCGAGCAGGGCCACACTCACTACGGCACGCTCCAGGGCGACCCTGAGCTGCGGGCAGTCATCGCGGATCAGCTCTCGAAGCGGAGCGGCAGCACCTGGACGGCCGCCGACGTGCTGATCACGACGGGCGGCAGCGGCGCGATCTTCGCCGCCATGTACGCCTACCTGGACCCCGGCGACCAGATCCTGATCCCCGATCCAAACTTCTCCCTGTACGCCGACGTCGCCACGATGATCGGCGCGGAGGCGACCTACGTCCCGCAGGCCGCTGACCTGCACCTGGATCTCGACCGGCTGCGGGCCGCTGCCGGCCCCCACGCGAAGATGGTCGTCCTCTGCAACCCGAACAATCCGACCGGGGTCGTGCTGAGCCGCCGCGAGGTCGAAGAGCTCGCGGCCTGGTGCGTCGAGCGCGACCTCTGGATCCTGGCCGACGAAGCGTACGACTATCTGATCTACGACGGCCGCGAGCACGTGTCGGTGCTCGACCTGCCGGGCATCGAGGACCGGATCCTCTTCTGCCAGACATTCTCGAAAACGTTCGCGATGACGGGTCTGCGGCTGGGGTATCTGGCCGCCAAGAACGGCGCAGCGGCCACCGCGTTCGCGGCCCACCGCGCAGCCACGACGGTCGCCAACACGGCCGTGCAGCGGGCCGGCCTGGTCGCGCTGACCACGCCGTCCGACGAGCCGGCCCGGATGCTCGAAGAGTACGCCTACCGTCGCGAGATGCTGGACGAGATCCTGAAGTCGGCTGACGGGTTGTCATGGCGCAAGCCAGAGGGCACGTTCTACGCCTTCATCAAGTACGAGTCGGCCCTCTCCTCGAAGGAGATGACGGCGTTTCTGCGCGAGCGTGGCGTGGCGCTGCGGAGCGGCACCGAGTTCGGCCCGGGCGGCGAGGGATATGTCCGCCTGAGCTTCGCCACCAGCCGCGAGGACATCCGCGAGGGCGCGCGCCGCCTCGCGGCAGCCGCCGCCGAGGCCGGCCGCCTCTACCCGAAGCCCTGA
- a CDS encoding DMT family transporter, translated as MPAQVRAAIPLVMLTLVVLIWSSNNIATKLVLRETSPGLLMLVRFTVTTLVCYVPAFLLIRKIGQPMSRRDWTVLAFASLTGYALSALMFMIGISMVSATFGSLMMMTGPLWTAVLERAFVGTRIGRLQGLGMAISFTSAAFLATGGNLDAPDASLLIGGLLLMGCQTSWGGYTILTKPLLARRPPLMIVTSASMIATPAMWPIAGAMGAFGDVPQMVNWSPGAWLGVAYLIFIAGFCSQVLYAYGLRDVTASQAMAFTYLMPVFTAGFAALLLDEKLTMATVICGAFIVFGLWLMNAYRPGRNRAPKKPVTAEDAVTVGEAAPVVVPQPASTRETG; from the coding sequence ATGCCGGCGCAGGTTCGAGCGGCCATCCCCCTGGTGATGCTGACGCTCGTCGTGCTCATCTGGTCGAGCAACAACATCGCTACCAAACTGGTGTTGCGTGAGACCTCGCCCGGCTTGCTGATGCTGGTGCGTTTCACCGTGACCACCCTGGTCTGCTACGTGCCGGCCTTCTTGCTGATCCGGAAGATCGGGCAGCCGATGAGCCGGCGCGATTGGACGGTGCTGGCCTTCGCCTCGCTGACCGGCTACGCCCTGAGCGCGCTGATGTTCATGATCGGGATCTCGATGGTCTCGGCCACGTTCGGCTCGCTGATGATGATGACCGGGCCGTTGTGGACCGCCGTCCTGGAGCGGGCGTTCGTCGGGACGCGGATCGGGCGGCTGCAGGGCCTGGGCATGGCGATCTCGTTCACGAGCGCGGCGTTCCTGGCGACCGGCGGCAACCTGGACGCCCCAGATGCCTCGCTGCTGATCGGCGGGCTGCTGCTGATGGGCTGCCAGACCTCCTGGGGCGGCTACACCATCCTGACCAAGCCGCTCCTGGCGCGCAGGCCGCCGCTGATGATCGTCACCAGCGCCAGTATGATCGCGACGCCGGCGATGTGGCCGATCGCCGGGGCGATGGGCGCGTTCGGCGACGTGCCACAGATGGTGAACTGGTCGCCTGGTGCGTGGCTGGGCGTGGCCTACCTGATCTTCATCGCCGGCTTCTGCAGCCAGGTGCTCTACGCCTACGGCCTGCGCGACGTGACGGCGTCCCAGGCGATGGCGTTCACCTACCTGATGCCCGTCTTCACGGCCGGCTTTGCCGCGCTGCTGCTGGACGAGAAGTTGACGATGGCGACCGTCATCTGCGGCGCTTTCATCGTCTTCGGGCTGTGGCTGATGAACGCCTATCGCCCCGGCCGCAACCGAGCGCCGAAGAAGCCGGTGACGGCTGAAGACGCCGTGACGGTCGGCGAAGCGGCACCGGTCGTCGTGCCTCAGCCCGCCTCGACGCGCGAGACGGGCTGA